A portion of the Epinephelus moara isolate mb chromosome 4, YSFRI_EMoa_1.0, whole genome shotgun sequence genome contains these proteins:
- the brd8b gene encoding bromodomain-containing protein 8 isoform X2 produces MASGIGKHKILNVGPTEPWSVREKLCLASSVMRSGDQNWVSVSRAIKPFSEPGRPPDWFSQKHCASQYSELLEATEAPKRKRGEKGEVVETIEDVIVRRLTTERIEELKKLLRDTQEQYRKLKKEVDLIQTGHMDSQLKELWAEITLKKKQDEDEAEQKRKATETAYQARQAVKNTPKRLPSVTVRSPLGASPPTMDSQADSSAPTPPMDTGGVGSDDTTTTTTTTTTTTTTHSVAQGVGVFLPATDAPGPGHKDGGLAALVDDSAQKRLLTQKATPPPSPLLSELLKKGNLISASPRLVGEGDSTGTLTNGVQTATAATALPPGHDVITEGEAEAAVKAELGEETGLVEEDLVAVSYMGDELDLETVGDIIAIIEEKVDDSVEALDAAAVEAALSLCEEAVSEGHTLPGPWETQELKASDPAPTVQDSDPTQEPQNAATISALIPASIEPQSQPETKREQQLKGNCEGPEVAGSDVTSSVTSDDGATGSEVTEEGAAGKEVTEATVKSEGEEWSQPEPNPPCLDSEDSSVSGKESKEVKEEEAGSEGDPEEGMELKEECGEGEGPYLSEVERAASESEDGYGPPSQRYTADSLASSPASSSQLSTCGEDQEAVQAQKIWKKAIMLVWRAAANHRYASVFLQPVSDDIAPGYHSIVHRPMDLSAIKKNIESGVIRTTAEFQRDIMLMFQNAVMYNSSDHDVYHMALEMQRDVLEHVQQFLATQLIMQTSESAISAKSLRGREGNRKPGEPAEKDGGTRGRRSAMEADLKMKK; encoded by the exons ATGGCGAGCGGTATCGGCA aacACAAGATACTGAATGTAGGGCCAACAGAGCCCTGGTCAGTCAGGGAGAAACTGTGCCTGGCCTCTTCTGTCATGAGGAGTGGTGACCAAAACTG GGTGTCTGTAAGTAGAGCCATCAAGCCTTTCTCAGAGCCTGGCCGTCCACCTGACTGGTTCTCACAGAAG cACTGTGCCTCACAATACTCAGAGCTGCTAGAGGCCACAGAAGCACCAAA GCGTAAGCGTGGTGAGAAGGGTGAAGTGGTCGAAACCATTGAAGATGTCATCGTTCGTAGGCTAACCACAGAGAGGATAGAGGAACTGAAAAAACTATTGCGAGACACACAAGAACAgtacag AAAGTTGAAGAAAGAGGTGGATCTGATACAGACGGGTCACATGGACTCCCAGTTGAAGGAGCTGTGGGCAGAAATCACATT AAAAAAGAAGCAGGATGAGGACGAAGCAGAACAGAAGAGGAAAGCCACAGAAACAGCGTACCAAG CTCGTCAGGCGGTGAAAAACACACCTAAGCGTCTGCCAAGTGTAACTGTCCGTTCTCCTCTGGGTGCCAGCCCCCCCACCATGGACTCTCAGGCCGACTCTTCGGCCCCAACGCCGCCCATGGATACAGGGGGTGTTGGCTCCGAtgacaccaccaccaccaccaccaccaccaccaccaccactaccacccACTCAGTT GCCCAGGGGGTCGGAGTGTTTCTTCCAGCGACGGATGCTCCAGGCCCAGGGCACAAAGATGGAGGCCTGGCCGCTTTAGTGGATGACTCAGCACAAAAGAGACTCCTAACGCAAAAGGCAACACCGCCGCCCTCGCCTCTCCTGTCAGAACTGCTGAAAAAAGGCAACCTCATCTCGGCCAGCCCCCGCCTG GTTGGGGAAGGAGATTCTACTGGAACCCTCACAAATGGAGTACAAACAGCCACCGCAGCCACTGCTTTACCACCTggtcatgatgtcatcacag agggTGAAGCAGAAGCTGCAGTGAAGGCAGAGCTCGGTGAGGAGACGGGGTTGGTAGAAGAGGACCTTGTAGCAGTGTCTTACATGGGAGACGAACTGGACCTGGAGACAGTAGGAGACATCATTGCCATCATAGAGGAGAAG GTCGATGACTCTGTGGAGGCCTTGGACGCAGCAGCAGTGGAAGCAGCGCTCTCTCTCTGCGAAGAGGCCGTCTCAGAAGGACACACCCTCCCTGGCCCCTGGGAGACGCAGGAACTGAAGGCTTCAGACCCAGCACCCACAGTCCAAGACTCTGATCCCACACAGGAGCCTCAGAATGCGGCCACAATATCAGCCCTGATTCCTGCCAGCATAGAGCCCCAGAGTCAACCAGAAACTAAAAGAGAACAACAGCTGAAGGGAAACTGTGAGGGACCTGAGGTggcaggaagtgatgtcacctCTTCTGTCACCTCTGACGACGGtgcaacaggaagtgaggtcaCGGAGGAGGGCGCGGCAGGGAAGGAGGTCACTGAAGCGACGGTCAAGAGTGAAGGAGAGGAATGGAGCCAGCCGGAGCCCAACCCGCCCTGCCTAG ACTCTGAGGACAGCTCTGTGTCGGGGAAGGAGTCCAAG gaggtgaaggaggaggaagcagGGAGTGAGGGTGACCCAGAGGAAGGGATGGAGCTGAAAGAGGAGTGCGGAGAGGGGGAGGGTCCCTATCTGTCAGAGGTGGAGCGGGCAGCCAGCGAGAGTGAAGACGGTTACGGCCCACCCTCCCAACGCTACACAGCAGATTCACTGGCCAGCAGTCCGGCCTCATCTTCCCAGCT ATCTACGTGTGGTGAGGACCAGGAGGCAGTGCAGGCCCAGAAGATCTGGAAGAAAGCCATTATGCTGGTGTGGAGAGCCGCAGCCAACCACAG GTATGCCAGTGTCTTCTTGCAGCCTGTGTCAGATGACATCGCACCTGGTTACCATAGCATCGTACACAG ACCCATGGACCTGTCAGCCATCAAGAAGAACATTGAGTCCGGCGTGATCCGCACAACAGCAGAGTTCCAGCGCGACATTATGCTGATGTTTCAGAATGCCGTCATGTACAACTCGTCGGACCACGATGTGTACCACATGGCACTGGAGATGCAACGTGACGTCTTGGAGCACGTCCAGCAGTTCCTGGCCACCCAGCTTATCATGCAGACCTCGGAGAGTGCCATCTCCGCCAAGAGCCTCCGTGGCAGGGAAGGAAACCGTAAGCCCGGGGAGCCAGCTGAGAAG GACGGAGGCACCAGGGGTCGCCGTAGTGCCATGGAGGCTGACctcaaaatgaagaaatag
- the si:ch211-39i2.2 gene encoding DNA damage-inducible transcript 4-like protein-like, with amino-acid sequence MVYTTALLFGHGVPVKSEEESVVEMIGKYFLQLTSPGSKTSSARRGSVESCDETDNNSPFDNMDAGLEREERLLQLDVTQQIEHCLTEAKASTLHCQMLLLPRQMTTRVGQDVVRSSVDEPCGLRGASIKVYVEGKDGLKSVGSIFVDPSVTPTFELSVIFKADKDDGWPPLKHIFDTNKVLKLRPEYRLVKRKLYSSASPVIHDFN; translated from the exons ATGGTCTATACCACGGCTTTACTCTTTGGACACGGAGTGCCCGTCAAGTCGGAGGAAGAAAGTGTCGTTGAGATGATAGGAAAGTATTTCCTCCAGCTCACATCCCCGGGCTCAAAGACCAGCTCAGCCCGGCGGGGGAGCGTCGAGAGCTGCGACGAGACAGACAACAACTCGCCTT TTGATAACATGGACGCTGGTTTGGAGCGTGAAGAGCGGCTCCTGCAGCTGGACGTGACCCAGCAGATAGAGCACTGTCTGACAGAAGCCAAAGCGTCCACCCTCCACTgccagatgctgctgctgcctcgcCAGATGACCACCAGGGTCGGCCAGGACGTGGTGCGCTCCTCTGTTGATGAGCCCTGCGGGCTCCGGGGCGCCTCCATCAAGGTCTACGTGGAGGGCAAAGATGGCCTGAAGTCTGTGGGGAGCATCTTCGTGGACCCGAGTGTCACCCCGACATTTGAACTGTCTGTGATCTTCAAGGCAGACAAGGACGATGGCTGGCCGCCACTCAAGCACATCTTTGATACCAACAAAGTGTTGAAGCTGAGACCAGAGTACAGGCTGGTTAAGAGGAAGCTCTACTCCTCAGCCAGCCCTGTCATTCACGATTTCAACTAG
- the brd8b gene encoding bromodomain-containing protein 8 isoform X1: MASGIGKHKILNVGPTEPWSVREKLCLASSVMRSGDQNWVSVSRAIKPFSEPGRPPDWFSQKHCASQYSELLEATEAPKRKRGEKGEVVETIEDVIVRRLTTERIEELKKLLRDTQEQYRKLKKEVDLIQTGHMDSQLKELWAEITLKKKQDEDEAEQKRKATETAYQARQAVKNTPKRLPSVTVRSPLGASPPTMDSQADSSAPTPPMDTGGVGSDDTTTTTTTTTTTTTTHSVAQGVGVFLPATDAPGPGHKDGGLAALVDDSAQKRLLTQKATPPPSPLLSELLKKGNLISASPRLVGEGDSTGTLTNGVQTATAATALPPGHDVITEGEAEAAVKAELGEETGLVEEDLVAVSYMGDELDLETVGDIIAIIEEKVDDSVEALDAAAVEAALSLCEEAVSEGHTLPGPWETQELKASDPAPTVQDSDPTQEPQNAATISALIPASIEPQSQPETKREQQLKGNCEGPEVAGSDVTSSVTSDDGATGSEVTEEGAAGKEVTEATVKSEGEEWSQPEPNPPCLDSEDSSVSGKESKEVKEEEAGSEGDPEEGMELKEECGEGEGPYLSEVERAASESEDGYGPPSQRYTADSLASSPASSSQLSTCGEDQEAVQAQKIWKKAIMLVWRAAANHRYASVFLQPVSDDIAPGYHSIVHRPMDLSAIKKNIESGVIRTTAEFQRDIMLMFQNAVMYNSSDHDVYHMALEMQRDVLEHVQQFLATQLIMQTSESAISAKSLRGREGNRKPGEPAEKDSVPMASPAFLLSLFDGGTRGRRSAMEADLKMKK; this comes from the exons ATGGCGAGCGGTATCGGCA aacACAAGATACTGAATGTAGGGCCAACAGAGCCCTGGTCAGTCAGGGAGAAACTGTGCCTGGCCTCTTCTGTCATGAGGAGTGGTGACCAAAACTG GGTGTCTGTAAGTAGAGCCATCAAGCCTTTCTCAGAGCCTGGCCGTCCACCTGACTGGTTCTCACAGAAG cACTGTGCCTCACAATACTCAGAGCTGCTAGAGGCCACAGAAGCACCAAA GCGTAAGCGTGGTGAGAAGGGTGAAGTGGTCGAAACCATTGAAGATGTCATCGTTCGTAGGCTAACCACAGAGAGGATAGAGGAACTGAAAAAACTATTGCGAGACACACAAGAACAgtacag AAAGTTGAAGAAAGAGGTGGATCTGATACAGACGGGTCACATGGACTCCCAGTTGAAGGAGCTGTGGGCAGAAATCACATT AAAAAAGAAGCAGGATGAGGACGAAGCAGAACAGAAGAGGAAAGCCACAGAAACAGCGTACCAAG CTCGTCAGGCGGTGAAAAACACACCTAAGCGTCTGCCAAGTGTAACTGTCCGTTCTCCTCTGGGTGCCAGCCCCCCCACCATGGACTCTCAGGCCGACTCTTCGGCCCCAACGCCGCCCATGGATACAGGGGGTGTTGGCTCCGAtgacaccaccaccaccaccaccaccaccaccaccaccactaccacccACTCAGTT GCCCAGGGGGTCGGAGTGTTTCTTCCAGCGACGGATGCTCCAGGCCCAGGGCACAAAGATGGAGGCCTGGCCGCTTTAGTGGATGACTCAGCACAAAAGAGACTCCTAACGCAAAAGGCAACACCGCCGCCCTCGCCTCTCCTGTCAGAACTGCTGAAAAAAGGCAACCTCATCTCGGCCAGCCCCCGCCTG GTTGGGGAAGGAGATTCTACTGGAACCCTCACAAATGGAGTACAAACAGCCACCGCAGCCACTGCTTTACCACCTggtcatgatgtcatcacag agggTGAAGCAGAAGCTGCAGTGAAGGCAGAGCTCGGTGAGGAGACGGGGTTGGTAGAAGAGGACCTTGTAGCAGTGTCTTACATGGGAGACGAACTGGACCTGGAGACAGTAGGAGACATCATTGCCATCATAGAGGAGAAG GTCGATGACTCTGTGGAGGCCTTGGACGCAGCAGCAGTGGAAGCAGCGCTCTCTCTCTGCGAAGAGGCCGTCTCAGAAGGACACACCCTCCCTGGCCCCTGGGAGACGCAGGAACTGAAGGCTTCAGACCCAGCACCCACAGTCCAAGACTCTGATCCCACACAGGAGCCTCAGAATGCGGCCACAATATCAGCCCTGATTCCTGCCAGCATAGAGCCCCAGAGTCAACCAGAAACTAAAAGAGAACAACAGCTGAAGGGAAACTGTGAGGGACCTGAGGTggcaggaagtgatgtcacctCTTCTGTCACCTCTGACGACGGtgcaacaggaagtgaggtcaCGGAGGAGGGCGCGGCAGGGAAGGAGGTCACTGAAGCGACGGTCAAGAGTGAAGGAGAGGAATGGAGCCAGCCGGAGCCCAACCCGCCCTGCCTAG ACTCTGAGGACAGCTCTGTGTCGGGGAAGGAGTCCAAG gaggtgaaggaggaggaagcagGGAGTGAGGGTGACCCAGAGGAAGGGATGGAGCTGAAAGAGGAGTGCGGAGAGGGGGAGGGTCCCTATCTGTCAGAGGTGGAGCGGGCAGCCAGCGAGAGTGAAGACGGTTACGGCCCACCCTCCCAACGCTACACAGCAGATTCACTGGCCAGCAGTCCGGCCTCATCTTCCCAGCT ATCTACGTGTGGTGAGGACCAGGAGGCAGTGCAGGCCCAGAAGATCTGGAAGAAAGCCATTATGCTGGTGTGGAGAGCCGCAGCCAACCACAG GTATGCCAGTGTCTTCTTGCAGCCTGTGTCAGATGACATCGCACCTGGTTACCATAGCATCGTACACAG ACCCATGGACCTGTCAGCCATCAAGAAGAACATTGAGTCCGGCGTGATCCGCACAACAGCAGAGTTCCAGCGCGACATTATGCTGATGTTTCAGAATGCCGTCATGTACAACTCGTCGGACCACGATGTGTACCACATGGCACTGGAGATGCAACGTGACGTCTTGGAGCACGTCCAGCAGTTCCTGGCCACCCAGCTTATCATGCAGACCTCGGAGAGTGCCATCTCCGCCAAGAGCCTCCGTGGCAGGGAAGGAAACCGTAAGCCCGGGGAGCCAGCTGAGAAG GACAGTGTCCCAATGGCCTCTCCtgctttccttctctctcttttt GACGGAGGCACCAGGGGTCGCCGTAGTGCCATGGAGGCTGACctcaaaatgaagaaatag